Within the Gracilinema caldarium DSM 7334 genome, the region CTCTTTATTTTTTTTTAGTTCCGCTTCCCATTCGGCAATAAAGTGTTCGTAGGCTGCAATGGTGGCATATAAAATGGTATCCTGCAGTTCGCCACGGCCAATCCAATCCATACCATCGAGGTGATATAAATGTTGCAGCATTTGTTTGAGATCTTCGAGGGTAAGATTGGGATCATACTGCCGGCGCCGTTCAAGTCCCCGGACTTCCTGCTCAAAGGTTTCTTCATACTTGATATCCCGCCATTCTGCGGCACCGATCATACTCATCTCCTTGAAAAGGTTCTTGTAATTATGGATTCAGATCCCGGTACAAGCCGGCCAAACTGTTCGAACCAGGCCTGAACCCTGCAGAAAATCCATCTGCCTTGTGAATCAAAGGAATACTGGTAGCGGTATTCAAAAAGGCCCTCTTCATTGCGGCCATACTGCCGGACCAAGCGGCCCAGTTCATCATACTGAAAATTCCGATCATAATCAGACCCATCAGGCTCATCAGAAATAATTCCAGATCTGATAACCCGGACGAGGCGGTTTTTCCCATCATAAAAAAAAGAAGTCTGAACTTTCTCATCCGACATAACAGCAATATGGTTGTAGGCATTATATTCCCATCGCAACAGAGAGATCGACGAACCATCACTGGCAATGTTTTCCAACTGGACAGGCCTGCTATCCGACCAGGTGTACTGATAGAGTGTCTTAAGTTCACCGGTTTCAGAATACCAGCTTTCATCAACTGCAGAGCCCCAGTAACGTAACACCCCAAAATAGCGCTCCCCTTCCCGTTCATATTGAAACCGAAGGGGCCGATCATCTTCATATTCTAAGACCGAAATACGAGTTTTTTCATCGCGTAATTCCATATTGATGGGCAGCGTTGCAGCATTTCGCCTAATAACAACAGTGGTGTATACCCCAGCCCAGGGTATTGGCACGAGGGCAAGTTTTCCTGAGGCATCAAAGGCCAACTCAAAGCGGTTATTTTCATAGGCTACCGCAACGGATAGATTCTTTTCTTCTGGAATTGCAAGCAAGTCCGGTGGTAACAGGGCCGGTTCGAACAGAAAAAAACCTGTGCGCTCCTCTTGGCCTACATTCCACCCTTGTACCTTATTCCATAGGTATAAAAAAGGGATGGGCTGTGCTTCAGCGGTTACTGCCGCCGCAGGGGTTGCTGCAGCCACAGGGCTTGCTGCCGCAGGGGTTGCTGCAGGTGTTGCTGCAGCACGTTTCTTTTCGTTTTGGGCTGCACCGGAAATATTAGGCTGCTTCGGTGGGATAGAAACGTTTTGGGCGGGTAACAAGCCCACCGCCCAGATAATAAAGGTGAAGATTACTACAGAGCGTTTCATGGCATTCATTGTACACTTTTGCTCTTAAACGGGCTAGAACCTTCGGGCTACACATTACTGTATTGCCATATACCAGAAGGAAGTTAAAAAAGTAGCCACCAAGATGGACAAAAAATTGACCATATCATTGTTCATCCAGGTAAAACCCTTAATGAGTTTGTTTTTCATGTCGCCCGTATAGGGCCGTTCAACGAGCTCTCCTGTTTCGGCGCAGCGATATTGGGCTTGTATGGTGGCCCCAAGGAATGAATCGAAAAGAGCACCCATAAAGCCACCAATGAGCACCGGTACCAAAGCTTTATGAGCCTGGAAGGGTGCAATCACAAACACCAGTATGGCAATGATCAGGGAACCCAAGAGGGATGCGGCAAAACCAAATGGGCTTACACCGCCGGAAAAGCCCGGCTCCAGGGGTTTAAAATTAATGATAGACCGGGGTTTCCCGCGATTCAGAACTCCCAATTCACTGGCCCAGGTATCAGCGGTGGCGGCAGCAAAGGATACGAGCAGTGCAATCAGAAAAAGTTGGCTTCCCGTAAAAGCATACAGAACAGAGCTCAGCATCCCTACTCCTCCATTGGCAAAAACCTGGATCGCATCCCGCCGGTCTCCCTTTTCATGGATCCTCTGTAGGCCAAGCCGTTCCTTTTGTTCTTTCCTGATACGGCTTGCCATGGTGGAAGATATAAAAAAGGCAGCTAAAACCAAGAGACCTCCCAAACCCGCACCCATATAAATAACCGTCCCCAGTCCAAGTCCTGCAAGAGCCCCTTCTGCCGTTACTGCATGTTTATACCAGGCGGCATAAGCAGCTGCGGCGAGACAGGAAAAGGCAAAAATAAATGATGTATTCAGGGTGAGGGGTGAAATATAATAAAAATAAAGAGCTGTCCCAAGAGGTACTGTCAGGTTATCGAGTCCAAAGGGTGAGAATACTTCCAGGTAGGCCGCTACAAGACCGGTCCCGATACTACGAAGGAGCACATTCCAAAGGGTAATCTCTGGATTAAAAGCACGGGTCATTAAAAAAACGACCAGACTGGATACGGTAAACATCGCAATGGTTCCGGCCATTGATTTTCGCCACCCAAATACATTGCCAGAAGGACTAGGTACTCCTTCCCCTACTATGGCAGCTAAGCCATCTCCCCAGCCAAGGACTAGAATAGCCGTACCGGCAGTCCACTTCGGCATGAAGTCATACCAGGATGCAAGTACCAACAGCAACAAAGACAGAGGAAAATAAACCGTCCCGTAATTATGCCGGGACGCTTCGATATTCATTCCCTTAAATGCATTAGTCTGAATACTGATCCAGTTTAAAATGATAAAGACCGCTGGTCCAATGCTTGCGATGATTGGATTTTCTATCCAGAACATGGCAAAGAGCCACCAGTGAGAAACACCGATATGAACCAGTTTACGGCTTGTTTTCGGAGACATAGAGCCCCGCCCGGATAGTAAATTTGCCAAAGCTATGAATATAAAGACATATACAAATGAATAAATGAGGCCTAAAAGATCTTTAAGTGGAATATTACTCATAATAATTCCTAATATCACCATATCAAGTAGTAAAGGCAAGGCCTAGCTGCACCAGGATTCAAAACAATCCTGAATTCTAATATATTCCGTTCTTCATACCCGTATACCCGCAAAAAGATTTGTAAAGAACTGAAGCAGTATCCTGCCCTTGCCAGGTTTTACCTTGCGTTGAAACACCACCAGCGGGTTCTGTTCTATGGTTTTTGCAGTCCACCAGTACATGTCTGCAGCGGTTTTAATGGGAAGGCGATACCGGTAGGGGATAGAGCGGTACCCCGCAACAGCACCGATTTGCCATTGCCGGTATCTGTTCAGGTGGCCTACCAGCCATGCAGAAAACCTTTCGGGGTGATTGAATGCCCACTGGGGATCGACAATATCTTCGACTTCACCTTCCAGCGGTAAATAACGGCGGCCTAATGCGCGGTCCTCAGCCACATCCCGGATAAAATTGATGTACTGCATCGCCCGGCCAAGCAGTTGTGCCGCTTCATAGGCCCTGTCGGGCAAGTCCATACAGCGGCTCATGAATAGCCCAATCACCTCCGCAGAACCATACATATACGAAAGACATTCTTCCAGGCTGTCATAACGGTTCTTGATGAGGTCCGCTTCCATGGCATCTAAAAAAGCCACTGTCCAGGCAGGATCGAATCCCAGTTCACGGCCCAACTCCGCATAGGCCTCGATGACGGCCTGATCTTCAGGGGCCGGCAGTCCTGTTTCAATGCCAGCTACGGACAGTCCTGTTTCATGTTGGTGAAGATGAATACCCAGAGCTTTCTCAGCATAAGTGCGAAACCGGTAAAACCCTTCCCGATCCTGGGGCTGGGCATCGACAAAGTCATCAGCCCGGCGGACAAAGGCATAGAGGGTGAACACCCGCTCCCGGACCTGTTTTGGGAAAAAAATGCTTGAGTTAAAATAGGTTTTACTGCCCTTCTGAAAGGTAGCGCGCTGAAATGCAGCCAGTTCATCGGGGCTGATCGACCCCTTGGACACTGTGGATGCTTCCACCTAAGCCTTCCCATTGAGATAACTGGTCACTATAGGGGCTACCACCTGGGATGCAATAAAGGTCATGGGCACCCCCACACCAGGATGGGTATACTGGCCCGCAAAGAAAAGTCCCCGTACTTTTTTGCTCCTCATGGAAGGCCTGAACACTGCGGTCTGCCACAGGGTATGGGCCATACCCAAAGCGGTACCCTTAAAGGCATGATATGATTCAGCAAAGTCCCGCTGAGAGAAGATCCGCTCCACCTGTATGTAGGGCTTTATGGTAATTCCAAGCCGCTGTTCCACATGGGCTAGGGCCTTCTCATAATAGGCCTGACGAACATCGTCCGAATCATCCAAGCCCGGTGCAACCGGTACCAGCAGGAACAGGTTTTCCTTATCTGGTGGTGCAGCTCTACGATCGGTTTTAGAGGCCGCGGAGAGATAGAAACAGGGGTTATCCGGCCAATGGGGTCTTTTAAAGATACTGTCAAAATGAGCATCCCAATCACGGGAAAAATACAGGTTGTGATGAGCCAGTTCCGGGATTTCCCGGTTAAGCCCCAGGTAGGCAATAAACATACTGGGCGCGAGAACTGCCTTATCCCAATACGGGCGGCTATGGTTGGCATGTTCAGGATTCAGCAGGTCCCGGTCGGCATGGGCATAGTCGCCGCACATAACCGCCGCATCGGCGGTGTACTCCCGCAGTTGCCCATGTTGTTGGGCCCGGACGGTGGAAAGCCTGCCCTGTTTTTCATCAATATGCTGGACCTCGGTTCCGTATTCTATGCGGACCCCCAGTTCCTCGCAGAGTTTTACCAGGCCCTCTACGATGGCGTACATGCCGCCTTCGGGGAAATAGACCCCATCGGACAGGTCTAAATAGGACATCAGGGAATATAAGGCCGGGGCATTCGAAGGGCTTGCACCAAGAAATACCATGGCATATTCCAGGATTTGGCGGGCTCGAACATCGGTAAAGAAGCGCCGCACATAGGGGTCCAGAGATTGGAATACATTAAGTCGTAGGCCCTCGGTCATAAGCCGCCAGTTAAGAAACTGGAAAATATGCCGGTACTCCCGATATAAAAAGTCCTCCATGGCTGTATTGTATTTGTAGCGGGAATTGGCCACATAGGCTTCCAGCTTCTTGCCAGCGCCGGATTCGAAGCCTTCGAAGACCTTTTTTGTTGCTTCGAAATCGCTGGTAATGGTAACCGGATCCTGACCTTCGAAAAATACCTTATAGTGGGTTTTTAGTTTATTCAGCCTATAGTAGTGCTCCCGCTCTTTTCCAAAGAGGCGAAAGTAGCTATCGAAAACTTCAGGCATCAGGTACCAGGATGGACCCATATCAAAGGCAAAGCCATCCTTTTCCCACAGCCTTGCCCGGCCTCCGGGGGAATCGCATTTTTCCAGAATAGTAACCTGTAAGCCTTCTTTTGCAAGCAAAGCCGCAGTGCTCAGGCCGGCAAAGCCGGCCCCAATGACGAGAACCTGTTTTTTCATGCTCGTGATCCTTTCTTTTCAGTAGAGAATCCGTTTTAAAACCACCGGGTCGAGGCGGAAGGGGCTTCCCTGTCCCTGGCAGAAGTGGTGAACCCGTAACAGGTGCAGAGAAAGGTCCGAATAAATAACAGAATCGGTTCCCCGCTGAACGGAAACGGCGTTTTTATGATAGAGACCGTCTCCATAGGGACAGGGAAGCCGGCCCCGGGCTTCATCGCTTTTTACAAGGTAACGGTCCTCTACGGTGATGGGCTCCCCAAGACCTTCGGCGCCCTTTCGCGCCAGGATTTCCAGCCTATCCGCCACCTGGTCAAAGTCGAGCCCCAGGGCCTTAAAAAGCTCTTCATCGGCTTCTATGATATCCGTGAGGGGCCGGGTGTCCTGACCCAAAAAACCCGTACTGGTGAGGACGCCGGCCTTCATTTTTTCATAGGCGGTCCGTTCATCAAAATTCATCTTCATGGCCTGTCTCCCTTATGCGAACTTATCAAAATAGATCTTGTCCTGACCAATTCCGTTGGCGGTCATGACTTTGATACAGGCATCGATCATGCCAGGGCTTCCGCAGAGGTAGCCCTCCATGGGTTTATCCTTACTGATCTGCTCCTTAAAATAGGAATCCAAAACATTGGTAATTAACCCCACCGGACCGGTCCATTCATCCTCAGGCTTGGGCTCTGAAAGAGCCGGCACAAAATGGAAGTTCGGGAACCGCTTTGCCAGGTCTGCCATTTCATCAAGATAGAACATATCCCGTTTGGACCGGGCTCCAAAGAAGTACCAGATGTCCCGATTGGTCCACTGGCCGGTCTGGGCCATGTGGTTGAGCATGGACTTAAAGGGGGCCATCCCGGAACCACCGGCCACGAATACCATAACCGCATCGGTATCCCGGACAGCGAACTCGCCGAAGGGGCCCACGACCTCTACAGGGTCCCCCTCTTTAAGGTGCTGGTGCACCCAGGTGGTGGCAATGCCGCCGGGCACGAGGCGGATAAGAAACTCAATGTGTTCCTTATCCTGGGGGGTAGAGGACATGGAATAGGCTCGCTGGATACTCTCCTTAAGCTCCCCATAGGGGGGAACGACCAGCTGGGCATATTGGCCTGGGGTAAAGGAAATCCCCCCCGCGGCGATGGCATCATCGGAAAGCCGTAAATACACTTCTTTAATATCGTAGGTAAGGTTCCGAATCCGTTCTACCCTGGTCTTGAATTTCCGTACATTAAAGAGGCTCTCCGGCAGTTCTATGGCCAGATTCTGTTTTACCTTAATCTGGCAGGAAAGCCGAACATTTTTCGCCACCTCCTCAGGATTCATATAGGGAAGCTCCGTCGGCAGATGGGGGCCCACATCGGACAGCACTCTGACTTTGCAGGCACCGCAGGAACCGCGGCCGCCGCAGGCAGAGGGGACAAAGATATTCTGAAAGGCTAAAGTGCCCAGCAGGGGACTTCCGCCCTTTACGGTGAGCACCTTCTTACCGCCGTTTATGTCAATGGTAACTTCGCCATAGTCGTTCACAATCCGGTCAGTGACGGAAATAATCAGGGCAAGGATTGATGCAATGAGGGCAACCACCAGGGGCCCAAGGAGCAAGGGACTCATCTGTACCTCCTACTGGACGCTGAGCATACCGGAAAAGCCGATGAAGGCCATGGCCATAAAACCGATGGTGATGATGGTAATCCCGGGACCCTTAAGTCCCGCGGGGACTGGGGCTACATCAATCTTTTTTCGGATTGATGAAAGGAGCATGATGGCCAGCCACCACCCCGCGCCGGAACCGAAGCCAAAGCTGAGGGTCTGCCAGAAATTGTAATTCCGGATCTGCATAAAGAGGATTGCTCCCAGGATGGCACAGTTTACCGTAATGAGGGGGAGGAAAATACCGAGGGCCATATACAGGGCCGGAGATAGGCGGTCTATAACCATTTCCAGAATCTGGACTATGGCGGCGATAACGATAATAAAGATGATGAACGAGAGGTACTCGAGCCCCAGGGGCTCAATAACAAGCTTAAGCACCGCCCAGGACACCACCATGGTGATGGTCATGACCACGGTAACCGCAAGACCTAAACCAAAGGAGCTTTTCTGGTCCTTGGAAATAGAGATGAAGGAGCACATCCCGAGGAAGTTAGCCAGAAGGATGTTGCTCGTGAATATGGATGCAAAAAGCAGGGTGATGGGATGAACCACAGGACTCATTTTGCGCCTCCTTGTGATGCTTTTGCAGCGATCTTCATGTTTTCCTGCATGGTCTTAGCGCCCCAGATGACCAGGGCAACCAGGAAGAAGGCACTGGGGGCCATAATCATGATGGTCCAGGGAGTAAAGGCTTCGCCCATAAGGCTTGTCAGGACCGGAATACCGAAAAGACTGCCGAATCCCAGGATTTCCCGCACCACCGCAATGAGCATGAGGACCGCCATATAACCAAAACCGCTGGTTAAGCCATCCCAGAAAGACAGGAGGGGCGGATTGGAACGGGCAAAACCTTCGGCCCGGCCCATGATGATACAGTTGGTGATGATGAGTCCTACATAGGGGCCCAGGGACCGGGAAATATCAGGCAGGTAGGCCCTGAGTACAATATCAATAATGATAACATAGAAGGATATGACCAGCACCTGGACAATCATTCGGACCTTATTGGGGATAAGCTTATTCATCGCAGAAATGCTCATACTGGAAAATGCGGTGGTCAGGCTCACCCCAATGGTCATAATTGCCGTATTGGTCAGGTTATTGGTTACCGCCAGGGTCGAACAGATACCCAAAACCTGAATAAAGATGGGATTATTCCACCAGAGGTTCTGTACCAGAATTTCAGCAGCGGGGCTACGTTTTTTCGCTGGGCTCATTGGAGGCCTCCCTTATCACGGAGTGTTTTAAACATGCGTAGTTCCTTGTTTACAATATCCTCTATAGCCTGGCTCGTACGGGATGCACCGGTTACCGCATCTACCTGGCTGTTATCAGGGTCTGGATCTCCCTTCCCGCTTCCCTGGCGGACCGCAATGCCCTCGGGACCAATTTTTTCACCCCTGAACTGGGTTTGGAACCACGCTTCATCGATGCGGCCCCCAAGGCCTGGGGTTTCATTATGAGCAAGGATCCGGAAACCCTCTATCCGCTCGACCTGCTGGTCCACCGCCAGAATCGCCTGGATGGTACCCCAGAGGCCAGGACCGGCAACCTTGGTGGCATATCTGGGCTGACCATCTACGGTAGCCTTGTATATAAGGCCTGCATCGGTCTTAAGGGTCGAAACCTGAGCATCATAGAGGGAGTCCACTTCGCCTGGGGCGGAGTACCCTATCCCCAGGGCAGACAAAATGGCGGACCGTTCGGCAAAGCGCCGATTGGCCGCAACCCTGTCTTTGGTAAGCTCATTGGCTAAAGCAAGGAAAAACACAAACACCATACAGATGATGAAGGTAAAAAGTACTGTATAGAGCATGCTGTCCCGTTTCATTGTGCACCCCCTGTGGTTTTCTGCGCACCAGCCGACGCTGATGGTGCAGACTTCTCTGCTGCGGGAACCTGAGGGGCAGTAGCCGCTTTCGGCTTTTTGCCTGTTACCAGGTCATCGAACATGGAGGCTGCCGTATTAGCCAGAAGGACGGCAAAACTGGTACCCTCGGGGAACAGGGCGAAACTTCTGATGAGCACCACTGAAACACCGATGACCGTTCCATAGAGCCACTGGGCCAGAGGCTTCTTAGGCGCCGTGACCGGATCGGTAGCCATAAAGACCGCCACATAAAGGAAACTCCCCACTAAAAGGGATTCCATGGGAAGCACCCGGGAAACCCCCGCTAAAAGGAGGGCACCGTTCAGAAGAACCGCCGAACCGATCGTAGAGGCTATAAGCCGCCAGCTTGCGGTTTTGGTGGCAATAAGGTAAATAGCCGCCAGAAGAATCAGGATAACCGAACTTTCTCCCATGGAACCCATACGGAATCCTGTTATGGCATTAAGCACCGAAAGGGGCTCACCCTGACGGAGCTGGGCCAGCGGCGTGGCTGCCGTCATGCCATCTACCGGATAGCCCCACAGACCTGCGGAAGCGCCAAAAGCGCCGGGCTCAACAAAACCAGCCTGCAGAATCGTGGCAAAGGAAATATATACAAAAAGCCGCCCGGCAATGGCCACATTAAAGATATTTCGGCCAAAACCGCCGTACACCTCTTTGGCCATGAAAACGGCGAAGACAATGCCTACCGCAACAATCCAGAGGGGGACCACCGGCGGCATGGACAGGGTGTACAGGGCACAGGTTACAAGAACCGCTTCACTGACCTTTTTACCCCGTTTTTTTTCAAATAGATACTCTACCGCCACCCCCAGAGGAAACACCACCAGGGCAGTTAGGATTGGACGTAATCCATAGAGATATATAGAAAACAGAAAAATAGGCGCAAGACTGTAGAGCACCTTGCGCATGATCGGTTGTTTTTGAAACAAGGTATCCTCCTCTCGGATACCAGTATATGGAGTCTAAAAAATTTATCAAGCTATTTTTATTGATTTTTAATAATTATTACTAATTTGGACTTATATGAGACCATCGGGGACGTCTGCCCCAGGTAACATGCCCCCACGTAATACACCCCGGCGTAACACACCCCAACGTGTATCCCCCCCCCCGTGTAACCAGGGATTATCGCTTCAGATTCCAGTCCTCACTGGCAAAACGGGAACGGGCAAGGTTCTCTGCCCGTTCAAGTTCTGCCGCCGACGGTTGCTCGACGACCAGGTTCAGATCCAGGGCTTCTCTAAAGCCCTGTTCCAGAGCCATGGACACTGCATCGAAGGAGACAGTACGGCCCAGGATCCTTGAAAGACTCGTTACCCGCTCTTTAACATCCGCAATCGCCTTGCCCCGCGCCTTTTCTGAAGGGACCTTGAGCAAGGTGAACATAAGGTCCACATCCACATCGAGGAGGATGGTACCATGCTGGAGGATACAGCCGAGCTTTCTTGTCTGGGCATTGCCGGAAATCTTCCTGCCTCCCACTACAATATCATTGATCGGAGCAAATTCCGCAGTTACCCCCAGTTTTGCAAGCCCTGCTACGATGCCCTGACAGAGCCTGCCATAGCTTGCCAGAATGTTCTGGTCTGCCAGAGGATGGTCAAAGGGAAGAACGATGCTGTAGGTTACTTCAGATTGATGAAAGACTGCCCCGCCGCCGGTAATGCGCCGGACCGTATCGATGCCATGCTGGCGGCAGGCAGACAAATCGACCTCTTCCTGCATCCCCTGAAAATATCCAATTGATATAGCCGGGGGCTGCCAGCCATAGAAACGAAGGGTTGGCGGTGCCTTAGCGGCGGCTACGGCCTCAAGAATTGCCTGATCAAGACCCATATTATAGAAGGCATTATGAAAACCTGTTCTGAGTAAGCGCCACTGGTAAGCCATGTCATTACCCTCCGTTATGCAGTTGGATATGAGGTCCCGTTCATGGTCCGGGCTTCCTGAGCTTCTGATGAGTCAGCTGCTATGGCAGCAGTGCGGATCAGTTCTGCAAGTCCCGATCCGCTTATACCCTGCAGTTCCAGCCCTAACTGCTGGGCCAGTTCAGTAAAACGGTCCTCCAGAGTTTCCAGACTGGTTCCTGACAAGGCTGATTCAAGATTTTCAAAGGCTTCTTCAGGAACTGCAAAGAAGTCCCCCCGGATCTGGATGGATCTGATGACAGGCCCTTCCAGTTCTGCGGTAAAACGGATCAGCTTACAGCCTGCCGGCTTCCCTACTCCCTGCAGTATCATCATTGTTCCTCCCCCTTTTGTCTTCCGGTTCATGAAACATCATCGCTCCCCCTCCCCTGCGATCCCTTCATGAGCGGTGTGCTTTCCTCCGGTACCGTCATGCCAGGCTTCCTGGGCATGGTAACTCGTACGGGCAAAGGGACTTGCAACTACGGTGCTAAAGCCCTTTTCCCGGCCGATCCGGGCATATTCCCTGAATTGGTCCGGATGAATATATGCAACTACAGGTAACTGCTTCGGGCCGGGCTGAAGATATTGACCTAACACCAGAACGTCCACGCCAACTGAACGGAGATCATCCATGGCCGAGAGCACCTCATCAACCTGTTCTCCGAGACCAAGTAACATACTCGATTTGGTTACCGAAATCCCACCCTGTTTTGCAAGATACAGGGTATGGAGACTCTTTTCGTAGGAAGCCCGCCTATCACGAACCTGCTGAAGGGACCGGACTGTTTCTATATTATGGGCCACCACGTCGGGCCTGGCTTCGAGAACTGCTTCGATTTCTCCTTCTACAAAATCGGGTATGAGCACCTCGACCCGGACAGCGGGGTTCAGATCCTTTATGGCCCGGATGCAGCAGGCAAAGTGATGGGCTCCCCGGTCTGCAAGGTCATCCCGATCCACCGAAGTGAGGACCGCATATTTGAGTCCCAATTCCTGGACCGCCAGAGCAAGCTGTTCTGCTTCTTCCGGAAGCACGGGCTGACCGGTTTTCGCAGTAGCGACCGCGCAGAAACGGCATTTTCGCGTACAGGTATCCCCCAGAATCATAAAGGTGGCGGTTCCCGCCCCCCAGCATTCACCCTTGTTAGGACAGCGGGCTTCGTCACAGACCGTATGGAGGGACCGGCGTTCGAGAATCGCTGTGACATGCTGCCAGGTCTCGCCAGAAGGTACTTTCACCCGAATCCATTCGGGCTTTCGCAGGGGTGTTATTCTAGACATGAGATGAGTATAAACAACAATTAACTTATTTACCAAGAGCCTTGTCATGAAAGGTGTCTCATTCCCAGATTCTTCATTGCGAAGTTCTCCATTACTAATATTTTGTTTAATTTTTCCAATATCAAAAATTTATTAATCTAATTCTCGATCAATTAAAAATTTAGTTTTATACCTTGACCGTTTAGGAATGCTGTTTCATGATAATTAAAAATGCGGTTTCCTGCCTGTGAGTCAGTTTCGGCGGCCATATGCATAATCGCTGTCATATAGCTATGGTTCAGCCCTGGCCTCTCTAAGGTGATAACCGAGCCAATGCTTCTATGGGACTGATGACACCCCGCTTATTCTTGACAGCCACATGGGTGTAGATCATGGTTGTTTCCACATGGGAATGTCCAAGCAGTTCCTGTATGGTTCGGATGTCGTACCCATCTTCTAAAAGATGGGTGGCAAAGCTGTGCCGTAAAGTATGGGCCGAGGCTAGCTTATTGATACCCGCAGATCGAACCGCATCATGAATCTGTCGCTGCAGCACCGAAGGATGCATGTGCCAATAGGCACTTGTACCGGTTCGTTCATCGTTAAAGATGGTTTTTGATGGGAACAGCCAGTACCAGGTCCACTCATATTGGGCGGCAGGATATTTCAGGGCAAGTGCCTCAGGCAAATACACACCGGCGGCCCCCTTCTTGCGGTCCCGCTCCCATCGCAGATGCAGGTCGTCCAGGTATGCCCGCATGGGACTATGCAATACCTTAGGAAAGAGCGTGAGCCTGTCCTTGCCCCCCTTGCCTGAACGGACTTCCAGGGTTTCATCATCGAAATTAAGGTCCTTAACCCGCAGGGAAAGGCATTCTTCGAGCCGTATACCACTAGCGTACATGAGGGAAGCCATAAGACGGTAGGGGGATTGTAAATGGGAAAGAAGCTGGCCCACTTCAGCACGGGTGAGTACCACCGGTAAACGCCGACGCCGCTTTGCTCGAAGTGCCGAAGCAAGCCCATCCACATCAACATGAAGAACAACCCGAAATAAAAGAAGCAAAGCATTAAAAGCCTGTTCCTGGGTAGCTGCAGAGATTTTCCGTTGTACCGCCAGGTAACTTAAGTAGGATCGCAGGTGATGTGCCGTAATACGGGGCTGTTCATCCCGCCATTCAGGTTTGATGAACCTTTCTACATAGTCCAGAAAGCGGTTGGTCCATGCAAGGTAGGCCTTTTCGGTGCGCAGCGCCAGATGCTTAATCCTGATATGATCCTGTATGGACCGGTACACTTGAGCGCGGTAGGCAATCCAGGGATTCTGATCCGACTCGAC harbors:
- a CDS encoding FMN-binding protein, giving the protein MKRDSMLYTVLFTFIICMVFVFFLALANELTKDRVAANRRFAERSAILSALGIGYSAPGEVDSLYDAQVSTLKTDAGLIYKATVDGQPRYATKVAGPGLWGTIQAILAVDQQVERIEGFRILAHNETPGLGGRIDEAWFQTQFRGEKIGPEGIAVRQGSGKGDPDPDNSQVDAVTGASRTSQAIEDIVNKELRMFKTLRDKGGLQ
- a CDS encoding RnfABCDGE type electron transport complex subunit D, which translates into the protein MFQKQPIMRKVLYSLAPIFLFSIYLYGLRPILTALVVFPLGVAVEYLFEKKRGKKVSEAVLVTCALYTLSMPPVVPLWIVAVGIVFAVFMAKEVYGGFGRNIFNVAIAGRLFVYISFATILQAGFVEPGAFGASAGLWGYPVDGMTAATPLAQLRQGEPLSVLNAITGFRMGSMGESSVILILLAAIYLIATKTASWRLIASTIGSAVLLNGALLLAGVSRVLPMESLLVGSFLYVAVFMATDPVTAPKKPLAQWLYGTVIGVSVVLIRSFALFPEGTSFAVLLANTAASMFDDLVTGKKPKAATAPQVPAAEKSAPSASAGAQKTTGGAQ
- a CDS encoding lipoate--protein ligase family protein, with translation MAYQWRLLRTGFHNAFYNMGLDQAILEAVAAAKAPPTLRFYGWQPPAISIGYFQGMQEEVDLSACRQHGIDTVRRITGGGAVFHQSEVTYSIVLPFDHPLADQNILASYGRLCQGIVAGLAKLGVTAEFAPINDIVVGGRKISGNAQTRKLGCILQHGTILLDVDVDLMFTLLKVPSEKARGKAIADVKERVTSLSRILGRTVSFDAVSMALEQGFREALDLNLVVEQPSAAELERAENLARSRFASEDWNLKR
- the lipA gene encoding lipoyl synthase, coding for MSRITPLRKPEWIRVKVPSGETWQHVTAILERRSLHTVCDEARCPNKGECWGAGTATFMILGDTCTRKCRFCAVATAKTGQPVLPEEAEQLALAVQELGLKYAVLTSVDRDDLADRGAHHFACCIRAIKDLNPAVRVEVLIPDFVEGEIEAVLEARPDVVAHNIETVRSLQQVRDRRASYEKSLHTLYLAKQGGISVTKSSMLLGLGEQVDEVLSAMDDLRSVGVDVLVLGQYLQPGPKQLPVVAYIHPDQFREYARIGREKGFSTVVASPFARTSYHAQEAWHDGTGGKHTAHEGIAGEGER
- a CDS encoding integron integrase — translated: MPDLSRFSHFLKQSNHFSDKDISWICYWVERFCRAFPQWEQNREGAVQNFIQHLSSYKKNYVVTQAQRAVSMYLLFIDTMKGNKKAPVESDQNPWIAYRAQVYRSIQDHIRIKHLALRTEKAYLAWTNRFLDYVERFIKPEWRDEQPRITAHHLRSYLSYLAVQRKISAATQEQAFNALLLLFRVVLHVDVDGLASALRAKRRRRLPVVLTRAEVGQLLSHLQSPYRLMASLMYASGIRLEECLSLRVKDLNFDDETLEVRSGKGGKDRLTLFPKVLHSPMRAYLDDLHLRWERDRKKGAAGVYLPEALALKYPAAQYEWTWYWLFPSKTIFNDERTGTSAYWHMHPSVLQRQIHDAVRSAGINKLASAHTLRHSFATHLLEDGYDIRTIQELLGHSHVETTMIYTHVAVKNKRGVISPIEALARLSP